The Achromobacter deleyi region CGGCTCGCAAGTCGTGCCATCGCGGTCGCCCAGGACGAAGTCCGCCAGCGGATGCTCGCTGTGCCGGCCCAGCCGCTCGTAGGCGTCGTTGGGCATCGAATGCAGGTTCAGATGCCAGACCGCGCCAAAGCGCTGTTCGACCTGCCTGATCGCCTGCGACAGCGCCGCGTGGTAGGGCTCGTAGTAGGCCTGGATCCGGTGCCGCACTTGCGCCAGTGTCAGCTTGCGGTCATAGATAGGCGTCGCCTTGTCCATCCTGCGCCAGATCAGGCCCTTGCCCAGACGGGTTTTCTCACCGGGATCCAGCGGCTCGGGCCAGGGCTCGGCCAGCAGCTCCGGATCCAGGTCCTGCAGGGTGCGATTGGGGTCGATATAGACGCGCGGGAAGTTCGCCGCGATCAGCGTGGCGCCCAAGGCGGGGGCCGCCGACCACAGCTCGTCCACATGCGTGTCCTCGCCCTGGCGCAACTGCGCCAGCGTGGCATAGGCCCCGAAGTCCTCGGGATAGCGCTCGCCGCTATGCGGCGAATCGCAGACCAGCGGCAATGCCGGGCCTGTCGGCTCATGCACGGAAACAGCTTGGAAGTCGGCGGGTGTCATCGTCAGTCAGCCTGGATGTTGGCGGCCTTGGCCACCTTGGCGTAACGAGCCAGGGCCTGGTCAATCTGCACCTGGAACTCTTGGGGCGTCGTGGGCATCAGCGTACCACCCACGTCCTCGGCCTTCTTGCGGAATTCCGGATCGGCCATCGCGGCGCGGACTGCCTTGTTCAGGCGGTCCACCACGGCCGGCGGCGTGCCGGCCGGCGCCACCAGGCCGAACCAGCCGCCCGTGCCCATGTCGGGATAGCCCAGTTCAATGTAGGTCGGCACGTCGGGCAGCAAGGGCGAGCGCTCGGCGCCCAGCACGGCCAGCGGGCGCAGCTTGCCGCCCAGCACCTGAGGCAAGGTGGAGGACAGGTTGTCGGTGATCGCGTCGACCTGCCCGCCCATCACATCGTTCAACGCCGGACCCGCGCCGCGATACGGCACATGCAGCAGCTTGATGCCGGCCAGCATCATGAAGTTCTCGATGTTCACGTGGCCCAGCGATCCCACGCCCGGCGAGGCGAAACTGTAGCGGTCCGGCGCGCTCTTGGACAGCGCGACGAACTCGGCCATGTTCTTGGCCGGGATGTTCGGATTGATCGCGAAAATGCTGGGCACGGCCAGCACATTGGCGATCGGCGCGAAGTCCTTGACCGGGTCGTAGTTCATCTTGCGGAACACGGCCGGGTTCGAGCCATGCGTGCTCATCGTGGCCATGCCTATGGTGTAGCCGTCCGGTGTCGAGCGGGCGACTTGCTCCATGCCCAGCGAACCGCCCGCGCCGGCCTTGTTCTCGACCACGATGGTCTGCTTCAGGTCACGGCCGGCGAACTCCGCCACCAGGCGCGCCACGATGTCGGTCGAACCGCCCGCGGCAAAGGGGACCACCAGCTTGATGGGGCGGGCGGGATAGTCGGCGGCATGCGCGATGCCGGC contains the following coding sequences:
- a CDS encoding N-formylglutamate amidohydrolase gives rise to the protein MTPADFQAVSVHEPTGPALPLVCDSPHSGERYPEDFGAYATLAQLRQGEDTHVDELWSAAPALGATLIAANFPRVYIDPNRTLQDLDPELLAEPWPEPLDPGEKTRLGKGLIWRRMDKATPIYDRKLTLAQVRHRIQAYYEPYHAALSQAIRQVEQRFGAVWHLNLHSMPNDAYERLGRHSEHPLADFVLGDRDGTTCEPEFIALIEAALRDKGYTVARNDPYKGVQLIAQIGQPALNRHSLQVEIRRPLYMDEATRERNAGFEALRADLAQVLEQVAAYVRVRMAAVASTK
- a CDS encoding Bug family tripartite tricarboxylate transporter substrate binding protein — translated: MSRRLFGRSARFALAGMFATLSFAGIAHAADYPARPIKLVVPFAAGGSTDIVARLVAEFAGRDLKQTIVVENKAGAGGSLGMEQVARSTPDGYTIGMATMSTHGSNPAVFRKMNYDPVKDFAPIANVLAVPSIFAINPNIPAKNMAEFVALSKSAPDRYSFASPGVGSLGHVNIENFMMLAGIKLLHVPYRGAGPALNDVMGGQVDAITDNLSSTLPQVLGGKLRPLAVLGAERSPLLPDVPTYIELGYPDMGTGGWFGLVAPAGTPPAVVDRLNKAVRAAMADPEFRKKAEDVGGTLMPTTPQEFQVQIDQALARYAKVAKAANIQAD